The Prosthecochloris marina genome window below encodes:
- the nusA gene encoding transcription termination factor NusA, whose translation MARKQIKAEKQDRKELIANAFGEIEQSKIFLDKRTESAAVKMDIADLLKDIIQKQLRKDYDPEVEANIFINPERGDFEVYILKTIVDEVDLPTIEISLEEVSNIDESLELGDYYEEGPIKLEDYLTRKSIQIIKQSVQKKVRDLERQVVYEECLEKVGEVVAGEVYQVRPSEVVFTYNTSKDHRVELILPKSEMMKKDNPRRTPRMKLYVKRIEREKVKVRQDDGTIVEKEKPDGAMKVIVSRIDDRFLYKLFESEVPEILDGLIVIKGIARVPGERAKVAVESTSSRIDPVGASVGYRGKRIQSIVKELNNENIDVIYYTDDPQIFIARALQPAKIDPMTVHADMKTRKARVMLKPEQIKYAIGKNGNNIHLAERLTGYEIDVYRDVIDKSMEDPNDIDIIEFREEFGDDMIYQLLDSGLDTAKKVLQVDIDVIEEALIGPSKSEESAIFSRGRRASVKQKERKISEDERRYWKKIAENIYKTVKDQFNEADLQDIVDEDDRREQDDDVAGVGDDDQNN comes from the coding sequence ATGGCAAGAAAGCAGATCAAGGCTGAAAAGCAAGATAGGAAAGAGCTTATCGCAAACGCTTTTGGGGAAATCGAGCAGTCGAAGATCTTTCTGGACAAGCGTACTGAAAGTGCCGCTGTAAAGATGGATATCGCGGATCTTCTGAAAGATATTATTCAGAAACAGTTGCGTAAAGACTACGATCCCGAAGTAGAAGCCAATATATTTATCAACCCTGAACGAGGTGATTTTGAGGTTTACATTCTTAAAACAATAGTTGACGAAGTGGATCTGCCTACTATTGAAATCAGCTTGGAAGAGGTGAGTAATATTGATGAGTCTCTCGAACTGGGAGATTACTATGAAGAAGGACCTATAAAGCTCGAGGATTATTTGACTCGTAAGTCGATACAGATTATCAAACAGTCGGTTCAAAAGAAAGTGCGTGATCTGGAACGGCAGGTAGTCTATGAGGAGTGTCTCGAGAAAGTAGGGGAAGTTGTTGCCGGGGAGGTGTACCAGGTGCGACCCAGCGAAGTTGTTTTTACATACAATACGTCCAAAGATCATCGGGTTGAGCTGATTCTGCCAAAATCAGAAATGATGAAGAAGGATAATCCCAGGCGAACCCCGAGGATGAAGTTGTATGTGAAGCGTATAGAGAGGGAAAAAGTGAAGGTCAGGCAGGATGACGGGACGATTGTCGAGAAAGAGAAGCCGGATGGCGCGATGAAGGTCATTGTCTCGAGGATTGACGATCGTTTTCTCTACAAGCTTTTTGAAAGCGAGGTTCCGGAGATTCTGGATGGTCTTATTGTTATCAAGGGAATCGCCAGGGTACCCGGTGAGCGGGCAAAAGTTGCTGTTGAGTCGACAAGTTCACGAATCGATCCTGTTGGGGCAAGTGTAGGGTACAGGGGGAAGCGCATTCAGAGTATCGTCAAGGAGCTGAACAATGAAAATATCGATGTTATTTATTATACCGATGATCCTCAGATATTTATTGCACGAGCGCTTCAGCCGGCAAAAATAGATCCTATGACGGTGCATGCCGATATGAAAACCCGAAAAGCCCGGGTGATGCTCAAGCCTGAACAGATAAAATACGCCATTGGAAAGAATGGTAACAATATTCATTTGGCTGAACGGCTTACAGGTTACGAGATCGATGTATACAGGGATGTCATCGACAAATCGATGGAGGATCCCAACGATATCGATATCATCGAGTTTCGTGAGGAATTCGGTGATGACATGATTTACCAGCTTCTCGATAGTGGGCTTGATACGGCAAAAAAAGTTCTTCAGGTTGATATCGATGTCATTGAGGAGGCTCTGATCGGTCCGTCGAAAAGCGAGGAGTCGGCTATATTCAGCAGGGGCAGGAGGGCGTCAGTCAAGCAAAAAGAAAGAAAGATCAGCGAAGATGAACGGCGTTACTGGAAAAAGATAGCGGAAAACATTTACAAAACGGTAAAAGATCAGTTTAATGAGGCGGACCTGCAGGATATTGTTGATGAGGACGATAGACGAGAACAAGATGATGATGTGGCAGGTGTCGGCGATGATGATCAGAACAACTGA
- a CDS encoding ribosome maturation factor RimP — MASFICGALVACGKESVFLVDVRVKGTARISKVEVLVDTDTGISIATCLLVNRCLIDVFEESEDVKSLVGDDYELTVSSPGIGEPIMNVRQYIRHTGHLLRLQYTDQDNVMHEAVGRLLTAEVLGVAAPFIVLEPIIERKGKKGVHSEPVRLELSCIKRAVVEVEF, encoded by the coding sequence TTGGCGTCGTTTATTTGCGGTGCGCTGGTAGCATGCGGGAAGGAGAGTGTTTTTCTTGTTGATGTTCGTGTGAAAGGTACTGCCCGGATAAGCAAGGTTGAAGTGCTTGTTGATACTGATACGGGTATTTCGATAGCCACGTGCTTGTTGGTCAACCGTTGTTTGATAGATGTTTTTGAAGAGAGTGAAGACGTGAAAAGTCTGGTCGGGGATGATTATGAACTGACCGTTTCGTCTCCCGGTATCGGAGAGCCGATAATGAATGTGCGCCAGTACATCCGTCACACAGGGCACCTTTTGCGTTTACAGTACACGGATCAAGACAATGTAATGCATGAAGCTGTCGGAAGGCTTCTCACGGCCGAGGTCCTCGGAGTTGCCGCGCCATTCATCGTTCTTGAGCCGATTATAGAGAGGAAAGGCAAGAAGGGTGTACACTCTGAACCGGTACGCTTGGAGCTCAGTTGTATCAAGAGAGCAGTCGTGGAAGTCGAGTTCTAA